The following coding sequences are from one Triticum aestivum cultivar Chinese Spring chromosome 5A, IWGSC CS RefSeq v2.1, whole genome shotgun sequence window:
- the LOC123104969 gene encoding PRA1 family protein E, with the protein MRNSGATAASAPPAATMHGSYAAPPASSAGYAKIPTYPPPPSSSYPSPSPSPVPPAASASAPAPIQDPTAPPSSLAKAAELVTRFREQGQALIAARRPWGEVFRSPAFSKPPNVGEAVSRMRRNTAYFRANYALAVLAVVAASLFWHPGTLFALLALCAAWFFLYFARPAEGAQPLRIFGTEFDDGTVLALLSGVTVIAMLFTDVGWNVVGSVMIGLALAGAHAALRSTDDLFLTEQEAAGNGLVAAGFSAAGPILPTYVRIG; encoded by the coding sequence ATGCGCAACTccggcgccaccgccgcctcggcccCTCCGGCCGCCACCATGCACGGCTCctacgccgcgccgcccgcctcctccgcCGGCTACGCCAAGATCCCCACctacccgccgccgccctcctcctcctaccccagccccagccccagccccgTCCCGCCCGCGGCTTCCGCCTCCGCCCCGGCCCCGATCCAGGACCCCACGGCGCCGCCCTCCTCGCTCGCCAAGGCGGCCGAGCTCGTCACGCGGTTCCGGGAGCAGGGCCAGGCGCTcatcgccgcgcgccgcccctggggGGAGGTCTTCCGCTCCCCCGCCTTCTCCAAGCCGCCCAACGTCGGCGAGGCCGTCTCCCGGATGCGCCGCAACACGGCCTACTTCCGCGCCAACTACGCGCTCGCcgtcctcgccgtcgtcgccgcctcgCTCTTCTGGCACCCGGGCACCCTCTTCGCGCTCCTCGCGCTCTGCGCCGCCTGGTTCTTCCTCTACTTCGCGCGCCCCGCCGAGGGCGCCCAGCCGCTCCGGATCTTCGGCACCGAGTTCGACGACGGCACCGTCCTCGCCCTGCTCTCCGGGGTCACCGTCATCGCCATGCTCTTCACCGACGTCGGGTGGAACGTCGTCGGCTCGGTCATGATCGGGCTCGCCCTCGCGGGCGCGCACGCCGCGCTCAGGTCCACCGACGACCTCTTCCTGACCGAGCAGGAGGCGGCCGGCAATGGGCTGGTTGCCGCAGGCTTCAGCGCTGCTGGACCCATCTTGCCCACCTATGTCCGCATTGGTTGA